The following proteins come from a genomic window of Nitrosopumilaceae archaeon AB1(1):
- a CDS encoding superoxide dismutase, translated as MKYTLPDMPYAYDALEPHIDAQTMEIHHTKHHQTYTDKLNAALEKCSDVQGDIVEILGNLNSVPAEQRGAINFNGGGFDNHRLFWNSMKPNGGGKPGGAIADAINSSFGDFTSFKEKFSSTTTVIQGSGWGWLIFNPSSKKVEYKSMPNQTSPRTEGLIPLLGCDVWEHAYYLKYQNKRPVYIESWWNTINWDEVNTRLSQTQ; from the coding sequence ATGAAATACACACTTCCTGATATGCCCTATGCATACGATGCATTAGAACCTCATATTGATGCTCAAACTATGGAGATTCATCACACTAAACATCATCAGACATACACTGACAAATTAAACGCTGCTCTTGAAAAATGCTCTGATGTACAAGGTGACATTGTAGAAATTCTAGGTAATCTAAATTCAGTACCTGCCGAACAACGCGGTGCCATCAACTTTAACGGTGGTGGTTTTGATAATCACCGTTTGTTTTGGAATAGCATGAAACCTAATGGTGGTGGTAAACCCGGCGGTGCAATTGCAGACGCCATAAATTCTTCATTTGGAGATTTCACTAGTTTTAAAGAAAAATTTTCCTCCACTACAACTGTAATTCAAGGCAGTGGTTGGGGTTGGTTGATCTTTAACCCTTCATCAAAAAAGGTAGAGTACAAATCAATGCCGAATCAAACTAGTCCTAGAACCGAAGGTCTAATTCCACTACTTGGTTGTGATGTTTGGGAACATGCATACTATCTAAAGTATCAAAACAAAAGACCAGTATACATTGAATCTTGGTGGAATACCATAAACTGGGATGAGGTAAATACTCGTCTATCACAGACACAATAA
- a CDS encoding S8 family serine peptidase translates to MRIIITSVIILIISITLVSSNNDESSIRTYLDTSVPQVGVTEQVRVQNDGSGIIVAVIDTGVDYTHPDLIGFGKDGKVIGGFDFVDNDNDPMDTNGHGTGVAGIIAADGILKGVAPKVKIIAYRVSSDGESVSSELIEKAIQKAIEENVDIINISLGVNQTNNKIDEAVRQAVKKGIVVITAAGNDGPNEFTIGSPGKTSESITVGATYNNLSSSIVATLQIADKEFQLLPMKDAPISAGSINERVVYAEYSKVINYKGITANNSIILAKRGSDIDGEKIFFSIKEKNAADAGASAIIVYNNDSGIYLGELVHELNKEDYTPHIPAFSMDGDDGIEVRELLNSFDSAELNIIYDSDYVVYFSSRGPVSEFYIKPDLVAPGVFINTTSINNEYAILSGTSFAAPHVTGAAALLLEKNPNQNPAQIKTILTTSANPLVGILRINSHEAFGSGRLNVTSALNSDVNSTMSQIVFHLSNKKLSQSVALDIEPDSIDIKINDSIKLEYSDKSNSITAKSKKDNFGKFYGVITIHQKDSTYRIPVLVHMNRGTIITEYENNTLNISLAYNGYWSYAKISIFDGIQTHTKSITPEKGTSITTTTTGNYQISAKILESERVVGDAFDVLNIQQVGNQYDINIIPPRTLFIIIAFMSIVTIIIIRTIKTDRQQ, encoded by the coding sequence GTGAGAATAATCATTACTAGTGTTATAATATTAATAATTAGTATAACACTAGTGTCATCAAATAACGATGAATCCAGTATACGTACCTATCTGGATACAAGTGTTCCACAAGTAGGAGTGACTGAACAGGTAAGAGTACAAAATGATGGTAGTGGAATCATAGTTGCAGTTATAGATACTGGCGTAGATTATACTCATCCAGATTTGATCGGATTTGGAAAAGATGGTAAAGTGATTGGAGGTTTTGATTTTGTAGACAATGACAATGATCCGATGGATACAAATGGTCATGGAACAGGTGTTGCAGGTATAATTGCCGCAGACGGAATTTTAAAAGGCGTGGCGCCCAAAGTGAAGATCATAGCATATAGGGTTTCAAGTGATGGGGAATCAGTATCTTCAGAATTAATTGAAAAAGCAATACAAAAAGCAATAGAGGAAAATGTAGACATTATTAATATCAGTCTTGGAGTTAATCAAACGAATAATAAAATAGATGAAGCAGTAAGACAGGCGGTGAAAAAAGGCATAGTGGTAATTACTGCTGCAGGTAATGACGGTCCTAATGAATTTACAATAGGAAGTCCAGGAAAAACATCAGAGTCCATCACAGTAGGTGCCACATACAATAATCTTAGTTCTAGCATAGTGGCCACATTACAAATAGCAGATAAAGAATTTCAATTACTGCCAATGAAAGACGCCCCAATTAGTGCAGGTAGTATTAATGAGAGAGTAGTGTATGCAGAATACTCTAAAGTGATTAATTATAAGGGAATAACGGCAAATAATTCAATTATTCTGGCCAAACGTGGAAGTGATATAGATGGTGAAAAAATCTTCTTTTCAATCAAAGAAAAAAATGCCGCCGATGCCGGCGCGTCTGCAATAATTGTGTACAATAATGATTCAGGCATATACCTAGGAGAGTTGGTTCATGAATTGAACAAAGAAGACTACACCCCACACATACCAGCATTTTCAATGGACGGGGATGACGGAATAGAGGTGAGAGAATTATTAAATAGTTTTGATTCAGCAGAGTTGAATATTATTTATGATTCAGATTATGTAGTGTATTTCAGTTCACGTGGACCAGTATCTGAATTTTATATAAAACCAGATCTAGTCGCTCCAGGAGTATTCATAAACACTACATCAATTAATAACGAGTATGCAATATTGAGTGGTACAAGTTTTGCAGCTCCACATGTTACAGGTGCAGCTGCATTACTATTAGAAAAAAATCCAAATCAAAATCCAGCTCAGATTAAAACGATTCTAACTACTAGTGCAAATCCACTAGTAGGTATATTAAGAATAAACTCACATGAAGCATTTGGTTCTGGAAGATTAAACGTAACATCAGCATTGAATAGTGATGTCAATTCAACAATGTCACAGATAGTATTTCATTTATCAAACAAAAAATTATCTCAGAGTGTTGCATTGGATATTGAACCAGACAGCATAGATATTAAAATTAATGATTCTATAAAATTAGAATATTCAGATAAATCAAATAGTATAACAGCTAAATCAAAAAAAGATAATTTTGGAAAATTTTATGGCGTCATCACTATACATCAGAAAGACTCTACATACAGAATTCCAGTACTAGTACACATGAATCGTGGAACCATAATAACAGAGTATGAGAATAACACGTTAAATATTTCACTAGCATATAATGGATATTGGTCTTATGCAAAAATTAGCATATTCGATGGAATACAGACACATACTAAATCCATAACTCCAGAAAAGGGCACAAGTATTACAACTACTACAACTGGTAATTATCAGATTAGTGCAAAGATACTTGAATCTGAGAGAGTTGTAGGAGACGCATTTGATGTTTTAAATATACAACAAGTAGGGAATCAATATGATATCAACATCATTCCACCAAGAACATTATTTATAATAATTGCATTTATGTCCATAGTGACAATTATAATTATTAGAACTATAAAGACGGACCGGCAGCAATAA
- the pckA gene encoding phosphoenolpyruvate carboxykinase (ATP): MQDDSTSNVQSNLSKLGFMDIIIHRNLSSEELIRLAVENKEGDISSMGALTVKTGKYTGRSPHDRFIVEDPITADTVDWGKINHKFSTAHFDQIFNKMLDFAKNKNLYVFDGYVGSDKDNRLAIRVINDHPWQNLFAQNIFVHPDKNNTPNDTEFTLLCLNGFTADPNIDGTNSDVFILINFTKKLVLIGGTRYAGEMKKSMFSVMNFLLPQKNIFPMHCSANMDEKGNTALFFGLSGTGKTTLSADPNRHLIGDDEHGWSDIGIQNFEGGCYAKCINLKKKNEPQIWNAIRSGSVLENVTLDESGIPNFDDNSLTENTRVVYPLSFIPNAVIPSLGNHPKVIIFLTADALGILPPVSKLTMQGAMYHFISGYTSKLAGTERGIKEPKAVFSECFGAPFMPRPAAVYAKMLGEKINKHNTSVYLINTGWSGGPFGIGKRIELKFSRFMVTNALEGKFDNVSFNHNDLLNLDIPTFCDGVPSEILNPRNIWTNKNHYDASAKNLAKMFVNNFVHFKDVSDDIIAAGPSL, translated from the coding sequence ATGCAAGACGATTCTACTAGTAATGTGCAATCTAATCTGTCCAAACTAGGATTTATGGACATTATCATACATAGAAACCTGTCTTCTGAGGAGTTGATTAGACTGGCAGTCGAGAACAAGGAAGGTGATATCTCCTCCATGGGTGCACTCACTGTCAAAACTGGAAAGTATACTGGTCGTTCACCACATGACAGATTTATTGTTGAGGATCCAATAACTGCAGATACTGTAGACTGGGGTAAGATTAATCATAAATTCTCCACTGCCCACTTTGATCAGATCTTTAACAAAATGTTAGATTTTGCAAAAAATAAAAATTTGTATGTATTTGATGGCTATGTAGGATCTGATAAAGATAATAGACTTGCTATACGTGTGATTAATGATCATCCGTGGCAAAATCTTTTTGCTCAAAATATTTTTGTGCACCCTGACAAAAATAATACACCAAATGATACAGAGTTTACATTATTATGTCTAAATGGTTTTACTGCAGATCCAAACATTGATGGCACAAATTCAGATGTATTCATTTTAATAAATTTTACAAAGAAACTTGTACTGATTGGAGGTACAAGATATGCCGGTGAGATGAAAAAATCAATGTTTTCTGTTATGAATTTTCTGCTACCACAAAAAAATATCTTTCCTATGCATTGTTCTGCTAATATGGATGAAAAAGGAAACACTGCGTTATTCTTTGGTCTATCTGGTACTGGTAAGACTACTCTTTCAGCTGATCCGAATAGACATCTTATTGGTGATGATGAACATGGGTGGTCTGATATTGGAATCCAAAATTTTGAAGGTGGTTGTTATGCAAAATGTATCAATTTGAAGAAAAAAAATGAACCGCAGATCTGGAATGCTATACGCTCCGGTTCTGTCTTGGAGAATGTTACTCTGGATGAATCCGGGATCCCTAATTTTGATGACAACTCCCTGACTGAGAATACACGTGTGGTATATCCACTGAGTTTTATCCCAAATGCTGTTATTCCTAGCCTTGGTAATCATCCAAAAGTGATCATATTTCTTACCGCCGACGCATTGGGAATTTTGCCCCCCGTATCCAAACTTACCATGCAAGGGGCAATGTATCATTTTATCTCTGGATATACTAGTAAACTTGCTGGAACTGAGAGGGGGATTAAGGAGCCAAAGGCCGTCTTCTCTGAATGTTTTGGTGCACCATTCATGCCACGACCTGCAGCAGTATATGCAAAGATGTTGGGTGAGAAAATCAACAAACATAATACATCTGTTTATCTAATTAATACTGGTTGGTCCGGTGGACCATTTGGTATTGGAAAACGTATTGAATTAAAGTTTAGTAGATTTATGGTTACTAATGCTCTTGAGGGAAAATTTGATAATGTATCTTTTAATCATAATGATCTTCTAAATCTTGATATTCCAACTTTTTGTGATGGTGTACCGAGTGAAATTTTAAATCCAAGAAATATTTGGACGAATAAAAATCATTATGATGCTTCTGCAAAAAACCTTGCAAAAATGTTTGTAAATAATTTTGTTCACTTTAAAGATGTATCTGATGATATTATTGCTGCCGGTCCGTCTTTATAG
- a CDS encoding 50S ribosomal protein L32e: MPINKATLEKRRIVAEHRPEFKRPESWRYKRLESTWRKPKGVDNHQRKQKSRGRPGIVKIGYKGPKEARGLHPSGFVDNLVHNVNDLEKLDPAKDGIRIGHSVGIKKRLTILSKSTELKFKVFNARVHIGS; this comes from the coding sequence ATGCCAATTAACAAAGCAACATTAGAGAAGAGAAGAATAGTTGCAGAGCACAGACCAGAATTCAAGAGACCAGAGAGTTGGAGGTATAAGAGATTAGAATCCACATGGAGAAAGCCCAAAGGGGTTGATAACCATCAGCGTAAGCAAAAGAGTCGTGGACGTCCTGGAATTGTCAAAATAGGTTACAAGGGACCTAAAGAGGCGCGTGGATTACACCCATCGGGTTTTGTGGATAATTTAGTGCATAATGTAAATGATCTAGAGAAATTAGATCCGGCCAAGGATGGAATTAGAATTGGACATAGTGTGGGGATTAAAAAACGATTAACAATTTTATCAAAATCAACAGAATTAAAGTTCAAAGTGTTTAATGCGAGGGTTCACATTGGTAGTTAA
- a CDS encoding 50S ribosomal protein L19e, which yields MVVNLHAKKRLVSRITGKGIHRVRFHIEHLDDITDAITRGNIRSLITANTITFSPIKGTSRTRAKIKHLQKIKRGAGQGSKKGRKGAREGKKIKHIIKVRSLRKLLKVFKDRKEIKNDEFWKLYKKIGGDTVRNKAHLHTLIDETIAGRQS from the coding sequence TTGGTAGTTAATCTTCATGCAAAGAAAAGACTAGTTTCACGTATTACTGGCAAAGGAATACACAGAGTACGATTTCATATAGAACATCTAGATGACATAACAGATGCAATTACTAGAGGCAATATACGTAGCCTCATTACTGCAAATACAATTACTTTTTCTCCCATAAAAGGCACATCAAGGACACGTGCTAAGATTAAACACCTGCAAAAGATCAAGAGAGGTGCAGGTCAGGGTTCCAAAAAAGGTAGAAAAGGTGCACGAGAGGGTAAAAAGATCAAACACATCATAAAGGTAAGATCCCTTCGAAAATTACTCAAAGTATTCAAAGATAGAAAAGAGATCAAGAATGACGAATTTTGGAAATTATATAAAAAGATAGGCGGGGATACCGTACGAAATAAAGCACATCTGCACACACTCATCGACGAGACTATTGCAGGCAGACAATCTTAG
- a CDS encoding MGMT family protein — MNFEERVYKKLLSIPSGSITTYGQLAREMGLVNGQRLIGRIMSRNPYPGIVPCHRVVCFDGKIGGYSMGGESVKATMLQREGISIKNGKISDFEKYLYKF, encoded by the coding sequence ATGAATTTTGAAGAACGTGTATATAAAAAATTATTGTCTATACCATCTGGCAGCATCACCACATATGGTCAACTTGCCAGAGAGATGGGTCTTGTAAATGGTCAGCGATTAATTGGTAGAATCATGAGCAGAAACCCATATCCGGGGATAGTTCCATGTCACAGAGTGGTGTGCTTTGATGGAAAAATTGGTGGGTATTCCATGGGTGGAGAATCTGTAAAGGCAACAATGTTGCAGAGAGAGGGGATTAGTATTAAGAATGGTAAAATATCTGACTTTGAAAAGTATTTATATAAATTCTAA
- a CDS encoding D-aminoacyl-tRNA deacylase translates to MNLLVAYKDDPAGYNMAKSLATDMTLDDGIYTNEWFDLAIISTPTISADWLETKYDYDYDGYIFLSKHAAASGVLSLTCHSTGNFADANVGGNPKQVAVPYPSFQKEYFKNLWNMREQFSKFQITLETTHHGPTALSKPVLFVEIGTTEKEWNDVTLCSEIANIVQSTLKNTISITPVGICFGGTHYPKKFTKQILESEYALGTIIPKHALEFLDESLFKHIINQNKDATVAFLDWSGLGTQKRRINDMLTTTNLEIIKL, encoded by the coding sequence ATGAATTTATTGGTAGCATACAAAGATGATCCTGCTGGGTATAACATGGCCAAATCACTTGCCACTGATATGACCCTTGATGATGGTATTTACACCAATGAGTGGTTTGATTTGGCAATTATTTCCACACCCACCATATCTGCTGACTGGCTTGAAACTAAATATGACTATGACTATGACGGATACATATTTCTCTCAAAACATGCTGCAGCATCTGGTGTTTTGTCTCTTACTTGTCATAGTACTGGTAATTTTGCAGATGCCAATGTTGGCGGAAATCCCAAACAAGTTGCTGTTCCCTATCCATCATTTCAAAAAGAATATTTTAAAAATTTATGGAATATGCGTGAACAGTTTTCAAAATTTCAAATTACACTAGAGACCACACACCACGGTCCAACTGCGCTTAGTAAACCAGTTTTATTTGTAGAGATTGGCACTACTGAGAAAGAATGGAACGATGTTACCTTGTGCAGTGAAATTGCAAACATCGTACAGTCAACATTAAAAAATACTATTTCAATTACACCGGTGGGAATTTGTTTTGGTGGAACTCATTATCCTAAAAAATTTACAAAACAAATTTTAGAAAGTGAATATGCTCTTGGTACTATAATACCGAAACATGCTCTTGAATTTTTAGATGAATCTTTATTCAAACATATTATTAATCAAAACAAAGATGCGACTGTTGCCTTTTTAGATTGGAGTGGACTTGGAACACAAAAACGTAGAATAAATGATATGCTAACAACTACAAACTTGGAGATTATAAAATTATGA
- a CDS encoding protein translocase SEC61 complex subunit gamma, which translates to MINTLKLAKKPDKDNYTQHLRLVLLGIGCIGTIGFIIQFVFSTLTLGY; encoded by the coding sequence ATGATAAATACTTTAAAACTTGCAAAAAAGCCAGACAAGGATAACTATACCCAACATTTGAGACTGGTCTTACTTGGAATTGGGTGTATCGGCACTATAGGTTTTATTATACAATTTGTTTTTTCAACATTGACATTAGGGTATTGA
- a CDS encoding transcription elongation factor Spt5: MVESHLYAIRTTGGQEKIVMNTLEAKVRANKINIASVLMVDNLKGYVVIEASGPDTVFEATQDIRHIRGQIRGELDFKDVEGYLVKKSLITQLQADSTVKIIGGPFKGMKATVSRVDVEKEEATVLLLDAAYQLPITVDANHLKPDTEV, translated from the coding sequence ATGGTAGAATCACATCTGTACGCTATTCGCACAACAGGGGGTCAAGAAAAAATTGTAATGAATACACTAGAGGCCAAAGTTCGTGCAAATAAAATAAATATTGCATCAGTACTAATGGTAGATAACCTAAAAGGATATGTTGTGATAGAGGCATCAGGTCCAGACACAGTATTTGAAGCTACACAAGACATACGACACATACGAGGACAAATCAGAGGAGAATTAGATTTCAAAGATGTAGAAGGGTATTTGGTAAAAAAGTCTTTAATCACACAGCTTCAAGCAGATAGCACAGTGAAAATAATTGGTGGACCATTCAAGGGTATGAAAGCAACAGTATCAAGAGTTGATGTAGAAAAAGAAGAGGCAACAGTATTACTTTTGGATGCAGCATATCAACTTCCAATTACTGTTGATGCAAATCATCTAAAACCAGATACAGAAGTATAG
- a CDS encoding 50S ribosomal protein L11: MAELQKISSLVTGAKASSGPPLGPALGPLGVNIMEVINAINEKTKDFEGMKVPITVTIDTDTKKWDIEVGIPSTSALILKEVGIQKGSGTSGSEWVGDIKMENIVKVAKAKSETSYATSLKSISKTIVGTCLSLGIKVEGKSPKEITKEISDGKWDSNFSE, translated from the coding sequence TTGGCAGAACTTCAGAAAATTTCATCATTGGTAACTGGTGCTAAAGCATCTTCAGGTCCACCACTAGGTCCTGCACTAGGTCCCTTGGGAGTTAACATCATGGAGGTAATTAACGCCATTAATGAAAAAACAAAGGATTTCGAGGGTATGAAAGTACCAATAACAGTAACAATAGACACAGACACAAAAAAATGGGATATAGAGGTAGGTATACCATCGACATCTGCTTTAATTTTAAAAGAGGTTGGAATTCAAAAAGGATCAGGAACATCAGGCTCAGAATGGGTAGGGGATATCAAGATGGAGAATATTGTCAAGGTAGCAAAAGCAAAATCTGAAACATCATATGCTACATCATTAAAATCAATTTCAAAAACAATTGTCGGAACATGTTTGAGTTTGGGTATTAAAGTAGAAGGTAAATCTCCAAAAGAAATTACAAAAGAAATTTCAGATGGAAAATGGGATTCGAATTTTAGCGAATAA
- a CDS encoding Lrp/AsnC family transcriptional regulator: MKILSELDNNSSISVPILSKKLGVHSSISYNRIKKLTNNGIIEKFTIDVNESKLGLAVKAHIGIKRDSIHKELIHNQLLKIPEIVSLCEVTGRFDILLYIHTTNLKNLHALVINKIGKIHGISNTETFVELQKTQNNKRFIR; encoded by the coding sequence TTGAAAATTCTTTCCGAACTTGATAATAATAGCTCTATTTCTGTTCCAATACTATCGAAAAAACTCGGTGTGCATTCATCAATTTCATATAATAGAATAAAAAAACTAACTAATAATGGTATAATTGAAAAATTCACTATTGATGTAAATGAGAGCAAACTGGGTCTTGCTGTCAAAGCCCATATTGGCATAAAACGTGATTCGATTCACAAAGAATTAATTCATAATCAACTACTCAAAATACCTGAAATCGTATCTCTTTGTGAAGTTACTGGTAGATTTGATATTTTACTATATATCCACACTACAAATTTAAAAAACTTACACGCATTAGTTATTAACAAAATTGGTAAAATACATGGTATATCTAATACTGAAACTTTTGTAGAGTTACAAAAAACACAAAATAATAAACGTTTTATTCGCTAA